A window of Hevea brasiliensis isolate MT/VB/25A 57/8 chromosome 14, ASM3005281v1, whole genome shotgun sequence contains these coding sequences:
- the LOC110648689 gene encoding adenylyl-sulfate kinase 3 codes for MNAVGIKPLPGFATLRDGYLPGNAKARSVLRITAADGLQQAVRVDVNGTGNGKAKLDTLKPNGSPLGSILANGFTSNGKNQSPLSRIGNSTNIKWHECLIDKIDRQNLLNQKGCVIWITGLSGSGKSTVACHLSKILTQMGKLTYILDGDNLRHGLNSDLSFKAEDRAENIRRVGEVAKLFSDAGVICIACLISPYRRDREACRKILPNGDFIEVFMDVPLGVCESRDPKGLYKLARAGKIKGFTGIDDPYEPPANCEITLKCDNGIYASPSAMAEKVICYLEYNGYLQA; via the exons ATGAATGCCGTTGGGATTAAGCCGCTGCCTGGATTCGCAACCTTGCGCGACGGCTATCTCCCAGGTAATGCGAAAGCGAGGAGCGTTTTGCGAATCACTGCTGCGGATGGGTTACAGCAGGCAGTGAGAGTGGATGTTAATGGCACTGGCAATGGCAAGGCCAAGCTCGATACGCTTAAACCAAATGGGTCGCCTTTGGGTTCAATTTTAGCAAATGGGTTTACTAGCAACG GGAAAAATCAGAGCCCATTGTCAAGGATTGGAAATTCAACAAATATAAAGTGGCATGAATGCTTAATTGATAAAATTGATAGACAAAATTTGCTCAATCAGAAAGGTTGTGTTATATGGATCACAGGTCTCAGTGGTTCAG GAAAGAGTACAGTAGCATGTCATTTGAGTAAAATCTTGACTCAAATGGGAAAGTTGACTTACATTCTTGATGGAGACAATCTCAGGCATGGTTTAAATAGTGATCTTAGTTTTAAAGCTGAAGATCGTGCGGAGAACATTCGAAGAGTTG GGGAGGTGGCAAAGCTGTTTTCAGATGCAGGAGTCATATGCATTGCCTGCCTAATTTCTCCATACAGAAGGGATAGAGAAGCTTGTCGCAAAATTTTGCCAAATGGAGATTTTattgaggtgttcatggatgTTCCACTCGGAGTCTGTGAGTCCAGAGACCCTAAGGGTCTGTATAAGCTTGCTCGAGCAGGGAAAATCAAAG GCTTTACTGGCATTGATGATCCTTATGAGCCCCCTGCAAATTGTGAG ATAACACTGAAATGCGACAATGGAATCTATGCTTCCCCTTCTGCAATGGCTGAGAAAGTGATTTGTTATCTGGAATACAATGGGTATCTCCAGGCATAG